One region of Culex pipiens pallens isolate TS chromosome 2, TS_CPP_V2, whole genome shotgun sequence genomic DNA includes:
- the LOC120417732 gene encoding cytochrome P450 6d3-like, translating to MILLSLALLGLILFLGLRYIYSYWERHELPHVKPEIPYGNLRPVAERRECFGVAISELYKKSTEQLLGIYLFFQPAIMVRDARLAKQIMTSDFASFHDRGVFVDERNDPFSANLFALPGKKWRTLRNKLTPTFTSGKLRNMLPTILDESKRFQDYLTRVVGDKGDTVEMRDLASRYIVDIIASVFFGFEADSMNDPEHPFRVVGREAVADSFSNNIRSAATFVCPGLLKLIQIPSIPPKISGFMIDLVKQQMEYREKNNVSRKDFFQQLVDLRKEDLLKGEDTMSIEECAAQVFLFYIAGSETTSVTITYTLHELSHNSKAMEQLVGEIDETLAKSNGEINYDIVKGMRYLDVCVKETLRKYPGLPILNRECTQDFQVPQSKVIIKKGTQIIIPISAYGMDERYFPEPESYIPERFFEESKNYDDNAYQPFGDGPRNCIGIRMGVFVAKAALIMLLSNFTFEATQGPKIEFAASSVTLLPKGGIKFKVGQRKVKSA from the exons ATGATTCTGCTTTCGCTCGCCCTGCTGGGGCTGATCCTGTTCCTGGGACTTCGCTACATCTACTCGTACTGGGAGCGGCACGAATTGCCGCACGTCAAGCCGGAGATTCCGTATGGGAATTTGCGACCGGTTGCCGAGCGTCGCGAGTGCTTCGGAGTGGCCATTTCCGAGCTGTACAAAAAGTCAACGGAGCAACTGCTGGGGATCTACCTGTTCTTTCAGCCTGCGATTATGGTGCGCGATGCGCGTCTCGCAAAGCAGATCATGACGTCGGACTTTGCCAGCTTTCACGACCGCGGGGTGTTTGTGGACGAACGGAACGATCCGTTTTCGGCGAACCTGTTTGCGCTGCCCGGGAAGAAGTGGCGCACGCTGAGGAACAAGCTCACGCCGACGTTCACTTCTGGGAAGTTGCGTAACATGCTACCGACGATTTTGGACGAGAGCAAGCGGTTTCAAGATTACCTGACGCGGGTGGTTGGTGATAAGGGCGATACGGTGGAGATGCGGGATCTCGCTTCGCGGTACATTGTGGACATTATTGCGTCGGTGTTTTTTGGCTTTGAGGCGGACTCGATGAACGATCCGGAGCATCCGTTCCGGGTTGTGGGTCGGGAGGCGGTGGCTGACAGCTTTTCGAACAATATTAGGAGTGCGGCTACGTTCGTGTGTCCGGGACTGCTGAAGCTGATCCAGATTCCGTCGATTCCTCCGAAGATCTCCGGGTTCATGATTGATTTGGTGAAGCAACAGATGGAGTACCGTGAGAAGAACAACGTCAGCAGGAAGGACTTTTTCCAGCAGTTGGTTGATCTGCGCAAGGAAGATCTGCTCAAAGGGGAAGACACCATGAGTATTGAGGAGTGTGCCGCGCAGGTGTTTTTGTTTTACATCGCAGGTTCGGAAACGACCTCCGTCACCATAACCTACACGCTGCATGAGCTCAGCCATAATTCGAAGGCGATGGAACAACTGGTTGGCGAGATTGATGAAACACTTGCAAAGTCCAACGGAGAGATCAACTACGACATTGTCAAAGGAATGCGATACTTGGATGTGTGCGTGAAGGAAACCCTCCGGAAGTATCCAGGACTTCCGATCCTCAACCGGGAGTGCACCCAGGACTTCCAGGTGCCACAGTCGAAGGTGATCATCAAGAAGGGAACGCAGATCATCATTCCGATCTCTGCTTATGGAATGGACGAGCGGTACTTCCCCGAGCCGGAAAGCTACATCCCGGAGCGGTTCTTCGAGGAAAGCAAGAACTACGACGACAATGCGTACCAGCCGTTTGGAGATGGTCCGAGGAATTGCATCG gCATTCGAATGGGTGTGTTTGTGGCCAAAGCTGCCCTCATAATGCTGCTGTCCAACTTCACCTTTGAGGCTACGCAAGGACCGAAGATTGAGTTTGCCGCTTCCAGCGTTACATTGCTGCCTAAGGGTGGTATTAAGTTTAAGGTTGGACAGAGGAAGGTCAAGTCGGCTTAA